The Nicotiana tabacum cultivar K326 chromosome 5, ASM71507v2, whole genome shotgun sequence sequence TAAtagtcaaaattttatttggtttcaaagtcttaaatattagaaaaatatttaTCTGATGTAAAATCCGTTTTTATATATGCTACCGTGTTCATTTAGATTTTAAACTTTTTTTAGTTTGTTATAAATGTACTTCGAGGCTTTGAGACGGAGAAAAAAAGCAAAGAGAACAACTACTTAGGGCATGGGTGAGTGTTTTATGGTTATTCGTGCAAAGTTTATTAGAGGTAGCGCGTAAATTTCATTCAGTCATTTCGTCGAACAGTTTCGTGACAAATTATAACTCGCTTCTTGTGGATGGAAGTAGCTGAATTGGATTTATGTCTCGAAAAAGACTTGCATTCTCCTTCTTCCTTCGTGGGAATCACGGTCACCACTATCTCAATTTGCCAAAAAGTAATCTAATTTGTCTTTCTCGATCCGCCAGTAGTGTCCTCGTTCCTCAGCGGAGTTTCCTACTTGGTTTTGCTCTCTCAAGGTCTAATAAGGTTAATTTCTTCAATTCGGGAATCAGGTTCTCTACTTTTCCTTCCTCAAGCAATTCGTGTAGTGATTCTGAACAGGAAGATAGTAGTGAACATTCAGTAGAAGATCATAAAGAACCATATTCTGATTTAGATCTCGAAACTATTGAAGCTATTTTCAGAGAACCCGGAAGCAATGCTGCTCAAGTGTATAACAAGCTTGAGCAATGTGGTGTAAGGCCCACACAAGAACTAGTAACTGAGGTGCTTTCTCGTGTACGGAATAACTGGGAAGTTGCATTCACTTTCTTCATTTGGGCCAGTAAACAAACAGGTTATGTGCACTCTGTACGTCAGTACCATTCTATGATATCTATCCTTGGCAAAATGAGAAAGTTTGACACTGCGTGGTCATTGATTGATGAAATGAGAGGTGGGAAAGATAGACCATCTCTCGTGAATCCTCAGACACTCTTGATTATGATTAGGAAATACTGTGCTGTTCATGATGTGGGGAAAGCTATCAGTACTTTTTATGCGTTTAAACGGTTTAAATTCGATATGGGAATGGAAGAATTTCAAGATCTTTTATCCGCTCTTTGTCGCTACAAAAATGTAAAAGACGCGGAGCACTTGATTTTTTGCAATAAGAATGTTTTTCCGTTGAATACCAAGAGTTTGAATATCATTCTCAATGGATGGTGTCTTGCCCTTGATGATTTAAGTGAAGGAAAGCGGATTTGGAGGTTCATGAAGGAGAAAGGGATTCCCCGTGATGTTTTTTCGTATTGTAGTATCATGTCTTGCTATTCGAGAGCTGGTAGACTCAATGTAGTACTTAAGCTTTTCAATGAGATGAAATTGAATGGGGTTGCGGCGGATGTTAAAGTATACAATGCTGTGATTCATGCTCTGTCAAAAGGCAGGTTGGTTAAACAGGCTAGGACTGTGATGAAGATGATGGAAGAGAATGGTCTCACTCCAAACACTGTTACTTATAACTCATTAATCATGCCTCTCTGCAAAGCTCGATTGCTGGATGAAGCCCAGGAGGTCTTCAATGAGATGATTCAACGAGGTATACATCCTACTGTTCGAACTTACCATGCATTGCTTCGTTGCCTTAGGACGGGGGAAGAAGTGTTCGAGCAGTTGCAGAAGATGAATATGATGGGCTGTATTCCAACTCATGACACTTATATAATGTTAATTCGGAAGTTCTGCCGATGGCGCCAGCTTGATAATGTCTTCAAGCTGTGGGACGAGATGAGCAAGAATGGCTTGGACCATGATCGGAGCTCATATATAGTGCTGATACATGGACTCTTTCTGAATGGAAAAATCGAGGAGTCATACAAATACTATCAAGAAATGAAGCAAAAAGGTTTATTGTCGGAGCCCAAGGTAGATGAGATGCTTCAGGCTTGGGTAGCTGGCAGGGGCGATTTTCAAGAGAATAAAGTAACATGCAGTCAGGAAAACAAAGAGAGGGTCAAATTTGAAAAAGCTGATAAAGAAAGGGATTTCCGTAAAATGCCTGAAACACGAAGAGTTATGAGAGAACGCGGCTTCTCCTTTTGGGATTAGTATTGGGTGTTGATTACAGAGTTAGTGTAGGGATTCTGGCTCGGGTCCTTGTATAACAGGTGCATGAGGTTTCTTCCTTTTTGATTGTTTCACAGAATGTTCCTGGTTTGCTACTGGTCCATGTACTGGAAATGTACTATTATGGATAAAGCAAGTTGCTTCTCACGTATACTTGGCAATTCTTGTGGTCTGAGATACTTGATATAATTCAGTTACCTATCTATTGTTGTTTGTCTTCAGAAATTCTCTTCACATTTCCTAAGATACTCTGATCCATCGGATTATATGCCAAAAACTTGATTTGCCATGTTAATGCCCCAATGTACGTTTGTGTTTCCCTTCCAGAAGAAAAGGTTTTTGACTTTCCATTTACAGGGGAGGGTTTTGGGACTTGAACAGAGAGTGATCAGAGAAGAAACAAATCTTTGTATATGGTATTTTCAAATCAATACCAGTATTCCCTCTTCCCCTTCAGTATCGCTAGTTTGAATGGTCATGCCATTtcctttttaaaagaaaaataagcataTCATCTGCTTCTGATCTCTTGCATGTGGTATATCTGAAATGGTTACTTCTTCTCTTCTTCAGAATATCTGAAATGGATTCTTTGACTGCTGCTTAATGTGCCAAACATACTCTACGAGCTGCTAAATGACTTGGAGAGCTCTTGGGGGTAAAAATCAGTTTGAGGATATTACATTGTTTCATGCGTGCGATATGTTTTACATAATTGCAGACTTTTCTATAATAGTAGTTGGTAGTTTACAAAGAAACAGAAGCTACTAACACTTTCCTGCCAAGGCTCAGGTATTTTTCTTCGTAAAGATTAATAACAATGGTAGTTTA is a genomic window containing:
- the LOC107785695 gene encoding uncharacterized protein LOC107785695, which gives rise to MSRKRLAFSFFLRGNHGHHYLNLPKSNLICLSRSASSVLVPQRSFLLGFALSRSNKVNFFNSGIRFSTFPSSSNSCSDSEQEDSSEHSVEDHKEPYSDLDLETIEAIFREPGSNAAQVYNKLEQCGVRPTQELVTEVLSRVRNNWEVAFTFFIWASKQTGYVHSVRQYHSMISILGKMRKFDTAWSLIDEMRGGKDRPSLVNPQTLLIMIRKYCAVHDVGKAISTFYAFKRFKFDMGMEEFQDLLSALCRYKNVKDAEHLIFCNKNVFPLNTKSLNIILNGWCLALDDLSEGKRIWRFMKEKGIPRDVFSYCSIMSCYSRAGRLNVVLKLFNEMKLNGVAADVKVYNAVIHALSKGRLVKQARTVMKMMEENGLTPNTVTYNSLIMPLCKARLLDEAQEVFNEMIQRGIHPTVRTYHALLRCLRTGEEVFEQLQKMNMMGCIPTHDTYIMLIRKFCRWRQLDNVFKLWDEMSKNGLDHDRSSYIVLIHGLFLNGKIEESYKYYQEMKQKGLLSEPKVDEMLQAWVAGRGDFQENKVTCSQENKERVKFEKADKERDFRKMPETRRVMRERGFSFWD